A section of the Prochlorococcus marinus XMU1402 genome encodes:
- a CDS encoding Tab2 family RNA-binding protein, with protein MNINKTMESSLKLKISDWELDFYSRPIIESNGKKRWELIICSTRSHKTEDIFLWNKKCPANEVNSVWLTKALNEAINEAKKQGWEKPSIVRFWRSSMKSIIKKSLEAVSIEALISRRTYDLLDRIEFLEKEIYPKEKGYVRGVLAPTFTSKMENPPTPLPEEVRGDALTISEISIGELKSAENWPIEFGDIFPIHQDLDDNYLVPGLRLFSKERSLALSAWFSCLEPIKLIINKNQLILEASEDDKWLVTDLPEKDASILSRKFLENKKNSFGYQFISIQSTPYIEKFAGFWILRDIELIS; from the coding sequence ATGAACATTAATAAAACAATGGAGTCAAGTCTTAAATTAAAAATTTCAGATTGGGAATTAGACTTCTATTCAAGACCAATTATTGAATCAAATGGAAAAAAAAGGTGGGAGTTAATTATTTGCTCTACAAGAAGTCATAAGACAGAAGATATTTTTCTTTGGAATAAAAAATGCCCTGCCAATGAAGTTAATTCAGTATGGCTTACAAAAGCACTAAATGAAGCAATAAATGAAGCAAAAAAACAAGGGTGGGAGAAACCTTCAATAGTTCGATTCTGGAGGTCATCAATGAAATCGATCATTAAAAAATCCCTGGAGGCCGTAAGTATTGAGGCTCTTATAAGTAGGAGAACTTACGATTTATTAGATAGAATCGAATTTCTTGAAAAAGAGATTTATCCAAAGGAAAAAGGTTATGTAAGAGGTGTATTAGCTCCTACTTTTACTTCTAAGATGGAAAACCCTCCTACACCTTTACCAGAAGAAGTAAGAGGTGATGCTTTAACTATCTCTGAAATATCAATTGGAGAATTAAAATCAGCAGAAAATTGGCCTATTGAATTTGGAGATATTTTCCCAATTCACCAAGATTTAGATGATAATTACTTAGTTCCAGGATTAAGACTTTTTAGCAAAGAAAGATCTTTAGCACTTTCTGCATGGTTCAGTTGTTTAGAACCTATTAAATTAATCATCAATAAGAACCAACTCATACTTGAAGCTTCAGAAGATGATAAGTGGCTGGTAACTGATTTACCAGAAAAAGATGCAAGCATTTTGAGTAGAAAGTTTTTAGAGAATAAAAAAAATTCTTTTGGTTATCAATTTATTTCCATACAGTCAACGCCATACATCGAAAAATTTGCAGGATTCTGGATCTTAAGAGATATTGAATTAATTTCATAA
- the pgeF gene encoding peptidoglycan editing factor PgeF, with translation MPYKEINFSKVEIFIQNKIFEYYLSPILSQNNFKHAYFTKSSSEKFLQLLGNHFNENYINCVSNQIHSNVIVFGSHSEDGIKPNADGLIGNKCNQNLWVYTADCMPIFFADKRTRNVATLHCGRKGLEKKIIKNLVKIFDNLGTSRDNLLVAIGPAISKEHYLVDKMTLKEFYRKAENKNIMFNLTKAEKNLYFSDSNHFQEQNLNQLDLKRSAYRQLLNENIPDTNIDVSNLCTYKLKNEFNSWRRSKTFSRQWNFICS, from the coding sequence ATTCCATACAAAGAAATAAATTTCTCAAAAGTTGAAATTTTTATTCAAAACAAAATTTTTGAGTATTATTTATCACCTATCCTTAGTCAAAATAATTTCAAACATGCATATTTTACGAAGTCAAGCTCTGAGAAATTTCTTCAGTTGTTGGGGAATCACTTTAATGAAAATTACATAAATTGTGTTTCCAATCAAATTCACAGTAATGTTATAGTGTTTGGATCACATTCAGAAGATGGGATCAAGCCTAATGCAGATGGTCTTATTGGTAATAAATGCAATCAAAACTTATGGGTTTACACAGCTGATTGTATGCCAATATTTTTTGCAGATAAAAGGACAAGAAATGTAGCAACCTTGCATTGTGGAAGAAAAGGTTTAGAAAAAAAAATAATAAAAAATCTGGTTAAAATTTTTGATAATTTAGGGACATCTAGAGATAATTTACTTGTTGCAATAGGACCAGCGATTTCGAAGGAACATTATCTAGTTGATAAAATGACACTCAAAGAATTTTATAGAAAGGCCGAAAACAAAAACATAATGTTCAATTTGACTAAAGCTGAAAAAAATCTTTATTTTAGTGATTCAAATCACTTCCAAGAGCAAAACTTAAATCAACTTGATCTTAAAAGATCTGCTTATAGACAACTTTTAAATGAGAACATTCCAGATACAAATATAGACGTCTCAAATTTATGCACATACAAATTAAAAAATGAATTTAATTCTTGGAGAAGGAGCAAAACATTTTCGAGACAATGGAATTTTATCTGCTCATAG
- the cobO gene encoding cob(I)yrinic acid a,c-diamide adenosyltransferase: protein MKEKPLSSEKVIKLDDQANNLGMGGKLSPDIDESSYKKRMQQRKDIQAERLQIRKTKKGLLIVFTGNGKGKTTASLGMALRTIGHGYKVAIIQFIKGGWTTGEEKAFKNLSSKISWHSLGEGFTWETQDRIRDEQLVREAWQLAKKYIKNESYKLIILDEINIATKLGYLASEEIITFLKSLDNRKNHVVLTGRGASDSIINYADLVTEMKLIRHPFKEQGIKAQKCVEF from the coding sequence ATGAAAGAAAAACCTTTATCTTCCGAGAAAGTAATTAAACTCGATGATCAAGCAAACAATCTTGGAATGGGAGGAAAACTATCTCCAGATATCGATGAGAGCTCATATAAAAAAAGGATGCAGCAAAGAAAAGACATTCAAGCTGAAAGACTACAAATTAGAAAAACAAAAAAAGGTTTGTTGATCGTTTTTACAGGGAATGGCAAAGGCAAGACAACTGCATCTTTAGGTATGGCTTTAAGGACTATAGGACATGGCTATAAAGTAGCAATAATCCAATTTATCAAGGGAGGCTGGACCACTGGAGAAGAAAAAGCATTTAAAAATCTGTCTTCAAAAATATCTTGGCATTCATTAGGAGAAGGATTTACTTGGGAAACACAAGACAGAATAAGAGATGAACAATTAGTTAGAGAAGCATGGCAACTAGCCAAAAAATACATTAAGAACGAATCTTATAAACTTATAATTCTTGATGAAATTAATATTGCTACAAAACTTGGTTATCTTGCTTCAGAAGAAATAATTACTTTTTTAAAAAGCTTAGATAATAGAAAAAATCATGTTGTTTTAACTGGAAGGGGAGCATCTGATTCAATTATCAACTATGCTGATCTAGTTACAGAAATGAAACTAATAAGACATCCTTTTAAAGAACAAGGTATAAAAGCGCAAAAGTGCGTTGAATTCTAA
- the frr gene encoding ribosome recycling factor gives MKEKEIQENMNKSIEATQRNFNTIRTGRANASLLDRISVEYYGAETPIKSLATISTVDSQTISIQPFDISCLQAIEKSISMSDLGITPNNDGKLIRINVPPLTEERRKEFCKLASKYAEEGKVALRNIRRDAVDKEKKEEKDGLISIDESRDNQSEIQKITDKFIALIDTKLSEKEKEILKV, from the coding sequence ATGAAAGAAAAAGAAATTCAAGAAAATATGAATAAAAGTATTGAAGCCACACAAAGAAACTTTAATACGATAAGAACTGGTAGAGCTAATGCGTCATTGTTAGACAGAATAAGTGTTGAGTACTACGGAGCAGAAACACCAATCAAATCACTAGCAACAATAAGTACTGTTGATTCACAAACAATCTCAATACAACCTTTCGATATTTCATGTTTACAAGCAATAGAAAAATCTATATCAATGAGCGACTTAGGAATTACTCCAAATAATGATGGGAAACTAATAAGAATAAATGTTCCCCCTTTAACGGAGGAAAGAAGAAAGGAATTTTGTAAATTAGCCTCCAAATATGCAGAGGAAGGAAAAGTAGCTTTGAGGAATATTAGAAGGGATGCAGTTGATAAAGAAAAAAAAGAAGAAAAGGATGGTCTTATTTCCATTGACGAATCGCGAGATAATCAATCGGAAATTCAAAAAATTACTGATAAATTTATCGCTTTGATAGATACTAAATTATCTGAAAAAGAGAAGGAAATTTTAAAAGTTTGA
- the hemH gene encoding ferrochelatase has translation MDKIGVLLMNLGGPERIRDVGPFLYNLFSDPEIIRTPFPAFQKPLAWLISTLRSTTSQQAYLSIGGGSPIRRITEQQARELQSKLRDKGLNATTYIAMRYWHPFTESAITDMKADGIDQIVVLPLYPHFSISTSGSSFRELKKLRDSDNDFKKIPMRCIRSWFSQSGYLKSMVELISEQITRSESPSNAHIFFTAHGVPKSYVEEAGDPYKQQIEDCSLLIINELEKYLGHSNPYTLSYQSRVGPVEWLKPYTEEVLADLGRSNVIDLIVVPISFVGEHIETLQEIDIEYKEIAEKAGIKNFRRVKALNTHPTFIEGLSDLVISCLEEPLVNIEEASKLPEKVKLYPQEKWQWGWNNSSEVWNGRVAMIVFLVLFIELISGSGPLHKLGIL, from the coding sequence ATGGATAAAATAGGCGTCTTACTAATGAATTTAGGAGGGCCTGAACGTATTAGAGATGTTGGCCCATTCTTATATAATTTATTTTCTGATCCAGAAATAATCAGGACCCCTTTTCCTGCCTTCCAAAAACCTTTAGCCTGGTTAATTAGTACTCTTAGAAGTACAACTTCACAGCAGGCTTATCTTTCCATAGGTGGAGGTTCACCAATTAGAAGAATAACAGAACAACAAGCAAGAGAATTGCAATCTAAATTAAGGGACAAAGGTTTAAATGCTACTACATATATTGCTATGAGGTATTGGCATCCTTTTACCGAATCAGCAATTACAGATATGAAAGCAGATGGTATAGATCAAATTGTTGTATTACCTCTTTATCCACATTTTTCAATAAGTACAAGTGGTTCAAGCTTTAGGGAATTAAAAAAATTAAGAGATTCCGATAATGATTTCAAGAAAATCCCAATGAGATGTATAAGAAGTTGGTTCAGTCAATCAGGTTATTTAAAGTCAATGGTTGAACTGATTTCCGAACAAATCACACGAAGTGAATCACCTTCTAATGCGCATATATTTTTTACTGCTCATGGAGTCCCCAAGAGTTATGTAGAGGAAGCTGGAGATCCCTATAAGCAACAAATTGAAGATTGTTCATTATTGATAATAAATGAGCTGGAAAAATATTTAGGGCATAGTAATCCGTATACACTCTCTTATCAAAGCAGAGTTGGTCCAGTTGAATGGTTGAAGCCATATACCGAGGAAGTTTTAGCTGATCTTGGAAGGTCAAATGTCATTGATCTTATTGTGGTCCCCATAAGTTTCGTTGGAGAGCATATTGAAACATTGCAAGAAATTGACATTGAATATAAAGAAATAGCTGAAAAAGCTGGTATTAAAAACTTTCGTAGAGTAAAAGCTCTAAACACTCATCCTACTTTTATTGAGGGTCTTAGTGATCTAGTAATTTCCTGCCTTGAGGAGCCTTTAGTCAATATAGAGGAGGCTTCTAAGTTACCTGAAAAAGTTAAACTTTATCCTCAAGAGAAGTGGCAATGGGGTTGGAATAATAGTTCAGAGGTTTGGAATGGGAGGGTTGCTATGATTGTTTTTCTGGTACTTTTTATAGAACTTATTTCAGGTTCTGGACCATTACATAAGCTAGGAATTTTGTAA
- a CDS encoding S1 RNA-binding domain-containing protein gives MGVNNKNAQDNIQPKGNKKPLQLLHISKKDSQKKSQEIDNEQTNSKEEIKKESIAIKPQIIKKDSVKEIEDSNENNKDIDISQQDLNRPLNFSEQNTDFQLERTVDEFDFDESAFLEALNENEPIGATGETISGKVIAIESDGLYIDIGGKAPGYMPKKECGLGVITNFKEKFSLGLEMEVLVIKEQNADGMVTVSARALILRQSWEKVSSSAKNGELINVLINGFNRGGLTCDVDGLRGFIPRSQLEDGQDYQSFVGKTLKVAFLEVNPESRKLVLSEKKASLVSKLTSLELGQLIEGEVLAVKPYGFFIDLGGASGLLHQSSLTNGSIRSLREVFREGEIIKALISEIDLEKGRIGLNTALLENSAGELIIDKQKVMQEATERALKTKALFDKKEQDNEH, from the coding sequence ATGGGAGTCAATAATAAAAATGCCCAAGATAATATCCAACCAAAGGGCAATAAAAAACCTCTTCAGTTACTTCACATAAGCAAGAAAGATTCTCAAAAAAAATCTCAAGAAATAGATAATGAGCAAACCAATTCGAAAGAAGAAATTAAAAAAGAAAGTATCGCAATCAAACCTCAAATCATTAAAAAGGATTCAGTAAAAGAAATTGAGGACAGTAATGAAAACAACAAAGATATTGATATTTCTCAACAAGACTTAAATAGACCACTTAATTTTTCTGAGCAAAACACAGATTTTCAATTAGAAAGAACTGTTGATGAATTCGATTTTGATGAAAGTGCTTTTTTGGAGGCTTTAAATGAAAATGAGCCGATTGGGGCTACAGGAGAAACAATTTCAGGTAAGGTTATAGCAATCGAAAGTGATGGACTATATATTGACATTGGTGGGAAAGCACCTGGTTATATGCCAAAAAAAGAATGTGGTTTGGGTGTCATAACTAATTTTAAAGAAAAATTTTCTTTAGGACTTGAAATGGAAGTTTTGGTTATCAAAGAACAAAATGCTGATGGGATGGTAACAGTGAGTGCTCGAGCATTAATTCTTAGGCAAAGTTGGGAGAAAGTATCAAGTTCCGCAAAAAATGGAGAATTAATTAACGTTTTAATTAATGGATTTAACAGAGGTGGTCTTACATGTGATGTAGATGGATTAAGAGGATTTATCCCAAGATCCCAACTTGAAGATGGTCAAGACTATCAATCTTTTGTTGGCAAAACTCTCAAAGTAGCATTTCTTGAGGTGAATCCAGAATCCAGAAAATTAGTTCTCTCTGAAAAGAAAGCATCATTAGTGTCTAAGCTTACAAGTTTAGAATTAGGTCAATTAATTGAAGGAGAAGTTTTAGCAGTAAAACCATATGGCTTCTTTATAGATTTAGGTGGAGCGAGTGGACTTCTTCATCAATCCTCACTAACAAATGGATCGATTCGTTCTTTAAGAGAAGTTTTTAGAGAAGGGGAAATTATAAAAGCTTTAATATCTGAAATTGACCTCGAAAAAGGGCGCATTGGTCTCAATACAGCTCTCCTAGAAAACTCTGCAGGAGAATTAATTATTGATAAGCAAAAAGTTATGCAAGAAGCCACAGAGAGAGCACTAAAAACTAAAGCACTTTTCGATAAAAAAGAACAAGATAATGAACATTAA
- a CDS encoding site-specific integrase, translated as MNVIQEINNVNDKFATQGSKLRIEKRGEKLNIRGSLPSKEDKNNFKIQRISLGVTADISGLEEAKKKLQLINLQLELNQFDWINWLSNPNTKETKNDFEFLSRLNQFEEFFFKENKSDFRNSTRKTTWKSSYKPYIKRIQNIYNNYENEALEKIFQKTLESYKEGSRSRKQCATSLSILAKFLDIKLPEDWKLNSRGYGLNKAGFRDLPTDELIEKLWETIPNKSWKFVFGLMATYGLRNHEVFFCDLSSLTNLGDKIIRVLPTTKTGEHQVWPFHPEWVEKFELSKLGENPELLPNINRDLKITTLQNIGKKITDQFKRYSLQIKPYDLRHAWAVRTIFYDLPDTVAARMMGHSVSLHTQTYHHWITKRDQQQAVNNALLKVKRAKNI; from the coding sequence ATGAACGTAATTCAGGAAATTAATAATGTCAATGATAAATTTGCTACCCAAGGTAGCAAGCTTAGAATTGAAAAAAGAGGAGAGAAATTAAATATTAGAGGTTCACTACCTTCCAAAGAAGATAAAAACAACTTTAAAATTCAAAGAATATCTCTTGGTGTAACGGCCGATATTTCTGGCCTGGAAGAGGCTAAGAAAAAATTACAATTAATAAATCTGCAACTGGAATTAAATCAATTTGATTGGATTAATTGGCTAAGTAACCCTAATACAAAAGAAACAAAAAATGATTTTGAATTTTTAAGTAGATTAAATCAATTTGAAGAGTTTTTTTTTAAAGAAAATAAAAGTGATTTTCGAAACAGCACCAGAAAAACCACTTGGAAAAGTTCTTACAAACCATATATTAAAAGAATCCAGAATATTTATAATAATTATGAGAATGAAGCTTTAGAAAAAATTTTCCAAAAAACACTTGAAAGTTACAAGGAAGGTAGCAGGAGTAGGAAACAATGCGCTACTTCTCTAAGTATTTTGGCTAAGTTTTTGGACATTAAACTCCCAGAAGATTGGAAATTAAATTCTAGAGGATATGGTCTAAACAAAGCAGGATTTAGAGATCTCCCTACAGACGAGTTAATAGAGAAACTTTGGGAGACGATACCAAACAAATCTTGGAAATTTGTTTTTGGTTTGATGGCTACATATGGATTAAGAAATCATGAAGTATTTTTTTGTGATTTAAGTTCTTTAACTAATCTTGGAGACAAAATTATTAGGGTTTTACCTACGACTAAAACAGGGGAACATCAAGTTTGGCCATTCCATCCTGAATGGGTCGAGAAGTTCGAATTATCAAAACTTGGTGAGAATCCAGAACTTCTTCCTAATATTAATAGAGATTTGAAAATAACAACCTTACAGAATATTGGAAAAAAAATTACTGATCAGTTTAAGCGTTACTCTTTACAAATAAAACCTTATGATCTTAGGCATGCTTGGGCAGTAAGAACAATTTTTTATGATTTACCTGATACTGTAGCTGCCAGAATGATGGGACATTCGGTTAGTCTACATACTCAAACTTATCACCACTGGATTACAAAAAGAGATCAACAACAGGCAGTAAATAATGCACTTTTAAAAGTTAAAAGAGCTAAAAATATTTAA
- a CDS encoding NAD(P)/FAD-dependent oxidoreductase — translation MIGFDVVIIGGGLSGSSTALNLSKKGYSVLIIEKEKFQNYKPCAGGMASSMQRFLPLDIEDSIESKIKNVEFRWKAEDNVTADLNGESPFWIIKREKLDQLLLDESLSNGVQIMRPLLIEKIIKKNDKWEITCNNEIKYISEFLVIADGSQSKWAEHFNLGPKKPKFANTISLRLKGLGEIPKDAVRFEFGFIKYGFAWAFPLRESLNIGLGTFINNSLLENQAINKQVIRSFGFEDFPHKTISKKLRIWNGFHSINGDKVLAVGDAASLCDPFLAEGIRPSLISSYYAAEYIDQCISGKVDDLNLYTKEINNIWGKSMAWGRRIAQVFYRFPRTGYQLGVKRKTAPKRIAQILSGEMSYEDIAKRVIRRLLTKSGA, via the coding sequence TTGATAGGATTTGATGTTGTAATAATTGGTGGAGGTTTATCAGGATCTTCCACAGCACTTAACTTATCAAAGAAAGGATATTCTGTTTTAATTATTGAAAAAGAAAAATTCCAAAATTACAAACCATGTGCAGGTGGCATGGCATCTTCAATGCAAAGATTTCTTCCTCTAGACATTGAAGATTCAATAGAATCAAAAATAAAGAATGTTGAATTCAGATGGAAGGCCGAAGATAATGTGACTGCTGATCTTAATGGTGAATCCCCATTCTGGATTATAAAAAGAGAGAAACTTGATCAATTATTACTTGATGAGTCCTTGAGTAATGGAGTTCAGATAATGAGACCATTATTAATAGAAAAAATCATAAAAAAAAATGATAAATGGGAAATTACTTGCAATAACGAAATAAAATATATATCAGAATTTCTTGTTATTGCAGATGGGTCCCAATCCAAATGGGCAGAACATTTCAATTTAGGGCCCAAAAAACCTAAATTTGCGAACACAATCTCACTAAGATTAAAAGGTTTAGGTGAAATTCCTAAAGATGCAGTTAGATTTGAGTTTGGATTTATAAAATATGGTTTTGCATGGGCATTCCCCCTAAGAGAAAGCTTAAATATTGGTTTAGGTACTTTTATAAATAATAGTCTCTTAGAAAATCAGGCTATAAATAAACAAGTGATCAGAAGCTTTGGTTTTGAAGATTTTCCTCATAAAACAATTAGCAAGAAACTGAGAATATGGAATGGATTCCATTCAATTAATGGTGATAAAGTATTAGCGGTTGGAGATGCAGCATCTCTATGTGATCCATTTTTAGCTGAAGGAATTAGACCATCTCTAATCAGCAGTTATTATGCTGCAGAATACATAGATCAGTGCATATCAGGAAAAGTAGATGATTTAAATCTTTATACGAAAGAAATTAACAACATTTGGGGGAAATCAATGGCTTGGGGGAGGAGAATAGCCCAAGTATTTTATAGATTTCCCAGAACTGGGTACCAATTAGGAGTTAAAAGAAAAACAGCACCTAAACGTATTGCTCAAATATTATCGGGAGAAATGAGTTACGAAGATATTGCAAAAAGAGTCATTAGAAGACTTTTAACAAAAAGTGGGGCTTAA
- the pyrH gene encoding UMP kinase, whose protein sequence is MTYKRVLLKLSGEALMGEKPYGIDPAIVQSIAEDVSKVVENNVQLAIVVGGGNIFRGLKGSADGMDRATADYVGMLATVMNAISLQDGLERVGVETRVQTAIEMQEIAEPYIRRRAMRHLEKGRVVVFGGGCGNPFFTTDTTAALRAAEINAEVVMKATKVDGVYDRDPNQFKEAKKYSSLSYQQVLSDEIAVMDSTAIALCKDNNIPIMVFDIFKKGNIAKAVAGEPIGSLIS, encoded by the coding sequence ATGACTTACAAAAGAGTTCTCTTAAAACTTAGTGGCGAAGCACTTATGGGTGAAAAACCTTATGGAATTGATCCTGCCATAGTTCAGTCAATTGCGGAAGACGTTTCAAAAGTAGTCGAAAATAATGTACAACTTGCAATAGTTGTTGGTGGTGGAAACATTTTTAGGGGGCTTAAAGGCTCTGCTGACGGAATGGATCGCGCTACTGCTGACTATGTAGGAATGCTAGCAACAGTAATGAACGCGATTTCACTTCAAGATGGTCTTGAAAGAGTAGGAGTAGAGACAAGAGTCCAAACTGCAATCGAAATGCAGGAAATTGCAGAACCCTACATTAGAAGAAGAGCTATGAGGCACCTAGAAAAAGGAAGAGTTGTAGTTTTCGGAGGGGGATGCGGAAATCCATTTTTTACGACCGATACTACGGCAGCTTTGAGGGCAGCAGAGATAAACGCTGAAGTTGTAATGAAGGCTACTAAAGTTGATGGAGTATACGATCGTGATCCTAATCAATTTAAAGAGGCAAAAAAATATTCCTCTCTCAGTTATCAACAAGTTCTTAGTGATGAAATTGCAGTAATGGACAGCACTGCGATTGCACTTTGCAAAGATAATAATATCCCAATTATGGTTTTTGATATATTCAAAAAAGGTAACATTGCCAAAGCTGTTGCTGGTGAGCCAATAGGCTCTTTAATTAGTTAA
- the ilvB gene encoding biosynthetic-type acetolactate synthase large subunit, whose translation MTLTSRSLSKGSSKNESPLWITGADALMDSLKIHGVKVIFGYPGGAILPIYDSVHKAEKEGWLKHYMVRHEQGGSHAADGYARSTGEVGVCFGTSGPGATNLVTGIATAQMDSVPLVVVTGQVPRPAIGTDAFQETDIFGITLPIVKHSWVIRDPSDIAKVVSEAFFIASSGRPGPVLIDIPKDVGQEFFHYERVMPGEIIPKGFKRNGDINDCDIKKAIKLIEESKRPLLYVGGGAISSGAHDEIRILANNYQIPVTTTLMGKGAFDEKDNLSVGMLGMHGTAYANFAVTECDLLIAIGARFDDRVTGKLDTFAPNAKVIHIDIDPAEVNKNRRVDVAIISDVSKAVLKINELSLKNKFPCQTKNWLEKIDFWKNKHPLYDPPKEGEIYPQEVLIKVRELSPEAYVTTDVGQHQMWAAQYLRNSPRKWISSAGLGTMGFGLPAAIGVKAALPNSDVICIAGDASVLMNIQELGTLSQYGLKVKLIIINNRWQGMVRQWQESFYDERYSSSDMSCGEPDFVKLAESFGVKGYLISDRKQLQNEFKNAIAHDGPALINILVRRGENCYPMVPPGKSNAQMVGYVNCEE comes from the coding sequence GTGACTCTTACTTCGAGATCCTTGTCAAAAGGTAGTTCAAAAAATGAAAGCCCCCTCTGGATAACTGGTGCAGATGCACTTATGGATTCTCTAAAAATTCATGGGGTAAAGGTTATATTTGGATATCCAGGAGGAGCCATACTGCCAATATATGACTCTGTTCATAAGGCAGAAAAGGAAGGTTGGTTAAAGCATTACATGGTAAGACATGAACAAGGAGGTTCTCATGCGGCTGATGGATATGCAAGATCTACTGGTGAAGTAGGAGTATGTTTTGGGACCTCAGGTCCAGGTGCAACAAATTTGGTAACAGGAATTGCAACGGCCCAAATGGATTCAGTACCTCTCGTAGTAGTTACAGGACAAGTTCCAAGACCTGCGATCGGTACAGATGCTTTTCAAGAAACTGACATTTTTGGTATAACACTTCCCATAGTTAAACATTCATGGGTTATTAGAGATCCTTCAGATATTGCAAAAGTAGTTTCAGAGGCTTTCTTTATAGCCTCTTCCGGAAGACCTGGCCCTGTTTTAATTGACATACCAAAGGATGTAGGACAAGAATTCTTTCATTACGAAAGAGTTATGCCGGGCGAGATTATTCCTAAGGGATTTAAAAGAAATGGAGATATAAATGATTGTGATATCAAAAAAGCTATTAAATTAATTGAGGAGTCTAAAAGACCTCTTCTCTACGTCGGTGGAGGTGCAATATCTTCAGGGGCTCATGATGAAATAAGAATTTTGGCAAATAATTATCAAATACCAGTTACTACAACCTTAATGGGTAAAGGCGCTTTTGATGAAAAAGACAATTTATCAGTAGGGATGTTAGGAATGCATGGAACTGCTTATGCAAATTTCGCTGTTACAGAATGCGATCTTTTAATTGCTATTGGAGCTAGATTCGATGATAGGGTGACAGGAAAATTAGATACTTTTGCACCTAATGCAAAGGTAATTCATATAGATATCGACCCAGCAGAAGTTAATAAAAATAGACGTGTAGATGTTGCAATTATTTCTGATGTTTCAAAAGCTGTTCTTAAAATTAATGAACTATCTCTAAAAAACAAATTTCCTTGTCAGACGAAAAACTGGTTAGAAAAAATTGATTTTTGGAAAAATAAACACCCTTTATACGACCCGCCTAAAGAAGGAGAAATTTATCCTCAGGAAGTTCTTATAAAAGTGAGGGAACTTTCACCTGAAGCTTATGTAACTACAGATGTAGGACAACATCAGATGTGGGCTGCTCAATACCTCAGGAATTCTCCTAGAAAATGGATTAGTAGTGCAGGTTTAGGAACTATGGGGTTTGGATTGCCAGCGGCAATTGGAGTAAAAGCAGCCTTACCTAATTCAGATGTTATTTGTATTGCAGGTGATGCAAGTGTCTTAATGAATATTCAAGAATTAGGAACTTTATCTCAATATGGTCTAAAGGTGAAATTGATTATTATCAATAATCGCTGGCAAGGTATGGTAAGACAATGGCAGGAAAGTTTCTACGATGAAAGATATTCCTCATCTGATATGAGTTGTGGTGAACCTGATTTTGTAAAACTTGCTGAGTCTTTTGGAGTTAAAGGATACTTAATTTCTGATAGAAAACAATTACAGAATGAATTTAAAAATGCTATTGCTCATGACGGCCCTGCCTTGATTAATATCCTTGTCAGAAGAGGTGAAAATTGTTATCCAATGGTCCCTCCTGGTAAAAGTAATGCTCAAATGGTTGGATATGTTAATTGTGAAGAATAA